One Novipirellula artificiosorum DNA segment encodes these proteins:
- a CDS encoding RNA polymerase sigma factor: protein MIHGKLVSDASFVSLGQATMTGSDEHREHVLRAAFELREDLLAYARSLLGNYAAAEDAVQEAFLVVVKKHENFQEGTSLLAWCRAIVRIEVLKAKDRYHRDRSLIERVLDDSVDAAFEEFQMSRSQMEADRRRDALVDCVEMLSERAQGVLKARMADELGYPQIGERLSMSIEAVRKSLFRAKKQVRECVESKLRPI, encoded by the coding sequence GTGATCCATGGTAAATTGGTGAGTGACGCTTCATTTGTCTCGCTAGGCCAAGCAACCATGACAGGCTCCGACGAACATCGCGAACATGTGCTACGAGCAGCCTTCGAGCTCCGCGAGGACCTGTTGGCATATGCCCGGTCCCTCTTGGGTAACTATGCCGCCGCCGAAGATGCCGTCCAGGAAGCGTTTCTGGTCGTGGTCAAGAAGCACGAAAACTTCCAAGAGGGGACATCGTTGCTGGCGTGGTGTCGGGCGATCGTGCGAATCGAGGTCTTGAAGGCAAAAGACCGCTACCATCGCGACAGAAGCCTCATCGAACGCGTGCTAGATGATTCCGTTGACGCTGCGTTTGAAGAATTTCAAATGTCACGGTCGCAAATGGAAGCCGACCGGCGAAGAGATGCCTTGGTGGACTGCGTTGAGATGCTTTCTGAGCGGGCGCAAGGAGTCTTGAAAGCGCGAATGGCAGATGAACTGGGTTACCCTCAGATCGGCGAGCGATTGAGTATGTCGATCGAAGCCGTCCGGAAATCGCTGTTCCGAGCCAAGAAGCAAGTGCGTGAGTGTGTTGAATCGAAACTGAGGCCAATCTAA